From a single Streptomyces sp. NBC_01264 genomic region:
- a CDS encoding dihydroorotate dehydrogenase, translating into MNALNPEDVDMSAPLGAHVTLPNPVSTASGCAGYGRELHRFTPLHELGTITTKTVMPYVRSGRATPRMAETPSGMLNSIGLQGSGIDHFVEHELPWLAERGARVLVSVAGERTEEFAEAAARLTGQPGVVGIEANISCPNVANRGLVFACDADASFEVVKAVRAAADPALPLYAKLTPDVTRITDIAAACTEAGADGLSMINTVLGMTIDTDTMRPALAGVTGGLSGPAIRPVAVRCVYQVHGAMLAGAVRRVPILGMGGIASGRDALEFVLAGASGVAVGTALFNDPSAPLRIRDDLRAALAARGIGAFEDAVGRAHRTL; encoded by the coding sequence GTGAACGCCCTGAACCCCGAAGACGTCGACATGTCCGCGCCCCTCGGCGCGCACGTCACCCTCCCCAACCCCGTCTCCACCGCCTCCGGCTGCGCCGGCTACGGCCGCGAGCTGCACCGGTTCACGCCCCTGCACGAGCTCGGCACCATCACCACCAAGACCGTGATGCCGTACGTCCGCTCCGGCCGCGCCACGCCCCGCATGGCCGAGACCCCCAGCGGGATGCTGAACTCCATCGGGCTCCAGGGCTCCGGCATCGACCACTTCGTCGAGCACGAGCTGCCCTGGCTGGCCGAGCGCGGGGCACGGGTCCTCGTATCGGTCGCGGGGGAGCGTACGGAGGAGTTCGCCGAGGCGGCCGCCCGGCTGACCGGGCAGCCCGGCGTGGTCGGCATCGAGGCCAACATCTCCTGCCCCAACGTCGCGAACCGGGGTCTCGTCTTCGCCTGTGACGCCGACGCCTCCTTCGAGGTGGTCAAGGCGGTCAGGGCGGCGGCCGACCCCGCACTGCCCCTCTACGCCAAGCTGACCCCCGATGTGACGCGGATCACGGACATCGCGGCCGCGTGTACGGAGGCGGGCGCCGACGGGCTCTCGATGATCAACACCGTCCTCGGGATGACCATCGACACCGACACCATGCGCCCGGCCCTCGCCGGGGTCACCGGGGGCCTCTCCGGCCCGGCGATCCGGCCCGTCGCCGTCCGCTGCGTCTACCAGGTGCACGGGGCGATGCTGGCGGGCGCAGTCCGGCGGGTCCCCATCCTCGGGATGGGCGGGATCGCCTCCGGCCGTGACGCGCTCGAATTCGTCCTCGCGGGGGCCTCGGGCGTGGCCGTGGGGACTGCCCTGTTCAACGATCCGTCCGCGCCGCTGAGGATCCGGGACGACCTGCGCGCGGCACTCGCCGCACGCGGGATCGGGGCCTTCGAGGACGCCGTCGGACGCGCTCATCGCACTCTCTGA
- a CDS encoding dihydroorotate dehydrogenase electron transfer subunit, giving the protein MPPVQTAATIRRITPVGAYHHLVLDAPGVTGVRPGHFGALAIGGRDSAMLLRRAFSIHRADPDQGTVEFVFAEAGRGTRALAAHRPGDTVDLIAPLGTPFPLPDGPVGAVLVAGGYGSAPMFALAEEILGRGGRVAFVLGAATADRLFGVERAEALAEHVYVVTDDGSAGRRGRVTDALFEAITVTGATEVHSCGPMGMLKAVTEIATAAGAASHTAVEEAMACGIGICMSCVLPVTGPDGVTRFLRSCTSGPVFDGATVRWDDAGTLPEDLEGAAAMTPKASEAR; this is encoded by the coding sequence GTGCCCCCTGTACAGACCGCCGCCACGATCCGGCGGATCACGCCCGTAGGGGCCTACCACCACCTCGTCCTCGACGCCCCCGGCGTCACCGGCGTGCGCCCCGGCCACTTCGGCGCCCTCGCCATCGGCGGCCGGGACTCGGCGATGCTGCTGCGCCGCGCCTTCTCCATCCACCGCGCCGACCCGGACCAGGGCACCGTCGAGTTCGTCTTCGCCGAGGCCGGCCGAGGGACCAGGGCGCTCGCCGCGCACCGCCCCGGCGACACCGTCGACCTCATCGCTCCCCTCGGCACCCCCTTCCCGCTCCCCGACGGACCCGTCGGTGCGGTCCTCGTCGCCGGCGGCTACGGCAGCGCCCCGATGTTCGCCCTCGCCGAGGAGATCCTCGGGCGCGGCGGCCGGGTCGCCTTCGTGCTCGGCGCGGCCACCGCGGACCGGCTGTTCGGGGTCGAGCGGGCCGAGGCCCTCGCCGAGCACGTGTACGTGGTCACGGACGACGGTTCGGCCGGACGGCGCGGCCGGGTGACCGACGCGCTCTTCGAGGCCATCACGGTGACCGGCGCCACCGAGGTCCACTCCTGCGGCCCGATGGGCATGCTCAAGGCCGTCACGGAGATCGCCACCGCCGCCGGAGCCGCCAGTCACACCGCCGTCGAAGAGGCGATGGCCTGCGGCATCGGGATCTGCATGAGCTGCGTCCTGCCCGTCACCGGCCCCGACGGGGTCACCCGCTTCCTTCGCTCCTGCACATCCGGCCCCGTCTTCGACGGCGCCACCGTCCGCTGGGACGACGCCGGAACCCTCCCCGAGGACCTCGAAGGCGCGGCCGCCATGACCCCGAAGGCGAGTGAGGCCCGGTGA
- the pyrF gene encoding orotidine-5'-phosphate decarboxylase, with protein sequence MTPFGTRLREAMDTRGPLCVGIDPHAALLASWGLNDDIAGLEKFSRTVVEALADTVAVFKPQAAFFERFGSRGIAVLEQTVADARAAGALVVMDAKRGDIGSTMAAYAETFLSPSSPLFSDALTVSPYLGYGSLKPAVDLARESGAGLFVLALTSNPEGAEVQRAVRSDGRTIGATMLAHLAAENAGASPMGSFGAVVGATLGDLSSFDLDINGPLLAPGIGAQGASAADLAGVFGEAVRNVVPNVSRGVLRHGPDAAALRASAHAFAEEIRTAVTV encoded by the coding sequence GTGACCCCCTTCGGTACCCGCCTGCGCGAGGCGATGGACACCCGCGGGCCGCTGTGCGTCGGCATCGACCCGCACGCCGCCCTGCTGGCCTCCTGGGGCCTGAACGACGACATCGCGGGCCTGGAGAAGTTCTCCCGGACGGTGGTCGAGGCGCTGGCCGACACGGTCGCGGTCTTCAAGCCGCAGGCGGCGTTCTTCGAGCGGTTCGGCTCGCGCGGGATCGCGGTGCTGGAGCAGACGGTGGCCGACGCGCGGGCGGCGGGGGCCCTGGTCGTCATGGACGCGAAGCGGGGTGACATCGGCTCCACGATGGCCGCGTACGCGGAGACCTTCCTCTCGCCCTCGTCGCCGCTGTTCTCCGACGCGCTGACGGTTTCCCCCTACCTCGGCTACGGCTCCCTCAAGCCGGCCGTCGACCTGGCGCGGGAGTCGGGGGCCGGCCTGTTCGTGCTGGCGCTCACCTCCAACCCGGAGGGGGCGGAGGTCCAGCGGGCGGTGCGCTCCGACGGGCGCACGATCGGGGCGACGATGCTGGCGCATCTGGCCGCGGAGAACGCGGGCGCCTCCCCGATGGGCTCCTTCGGAGCCGTGGTCGGAGCGACGCTGGGGGACCTGTCGTCCTTCGACCTGGACATCAACGGGCCGCTGCTGGCCCCCGGCATCGGGGCGCAGGGCGCATCCGCGGCGGATCTCGCGGGGGTGTTCGGCGAGGCCGTCCGCAATGTCGTCCCGAACGTGTCGCGGGGCGTCCTGAGGCACGGGCCTGACGCGGCGGCGCTGCGCGCCTCGGCGCACGCCTTCGCGGAGGAGATCCGCACCGCCGTCACGGTCTAG